Genomic segment of Myxococcus stipitatus:
GCCTCCATCGGCCTCCGCGAAGAGTCCTCGCTTGGCGGTGCGAGCGTCGGTGAAGGCGCCCTTGGCGTGACCGAACAGCTCGCTCTCCAACAGACCGCCGGGAATCGCGCCGCAGTTGACGGCGACGAACGGGAGCGGCGCACGAGGGCTGCGGGTGTGCAACTCCCGGGCAATGAGCTCCTTGCCCGTGCCGCTCTCTCCGCTGATGAGCACCGTGGTGTCCACCGGCGCCAGTCGCGCCACCTGCCTGAGCACCGCTTGAAGCGAGGCGCTCTCTCCGAGAATATGTCCCTGGGGAACAACGGGAACGCCGCCCAGCTTGAGGCGCCGGTTCTCCCGCAGCAGCCGCTCGCGCTCTTCGGCCTTGCGCAGGGCGAAGACAATCTCCTCGGGCTTGAAGGGCTTCTGGACGTAGTCGTAGGCCCCCGCGGACACCGCCTCCAGTGCCTGCTCCTGCGAGCCGTAGGCGCTCATCACCACCACGGTGAGCTCCGGGTGGGCCTCACGCGCCTCGCGCAGCAACGTGAGGCCATCCTTGCGAGGCATGCGCACGTCGCTCAGAAGGACGTCGTAGTCGCGCGCGGCGAGCTCCCGCAGCGCCTCGTCCCCATCGGCGACGGCGCGCACGTCGTAGCCCTTGTCGGTGAGCACCAACGTGAGGATGTGCCGGATGGAGGGCTCGTCGTCGGCGACGAGGATGGAACGGAACAAGGACATGGGAGGCCTTCCAGGGTCATCATCCCCCAGTCCCAGCGGGGGGCATAGCTTATGGCCGCGCGGTGACTCCGCCCGCATCCGCCCCCACGGCGGGCAAGGACATGGTGAAGCACGCGCCCCCTTCGGGGAGATTCTCCGCGCCCAGCCTCCCCCCCATCACCTGCACCAGCCGCAGCGACACCGCGAGCCCCAGGCCCGTACCCTGACGGCCCTTCGTGGTGAAGAAGGGCTCGAACAACCGAGGCATCACCTCGGGCGCAATCCCCGGCCCCTGGTCCCTCACGACAACCAGGGCCTCGGCGCCCTCGAGCCGCGCAAGGACCTTCACGCGCCCCTGCCCGCCCATCGCCTGCGCGGCGTTGAGCAGCAGATTGATGAGGACCTGAGACAGCGGCCCCGCCTCCGCTCGCGCCACCACACCGGGTTCGAGGGCCAGGTCCACCGTCACGCCCGTGAGCTCTGGAGCGGCCCGCACCAGCCGTACGCAGGTCTCCACCACCGCGCCCACATCCACCGGGCCTGGAGACGCAGTCTCCGGACGCCCCAGGTCCAGCAGCCCTCGGACGATGCGGTCGATGCGCTGCACTTCGTGGTCGATGCGATCCACGTAGTCCTTCAGCTCAGGCGATGGCGCCTTCATCCGCGCGAGCGACAGGTAGCCCAGGATGCCCGCGAGAGGGTTGCCGATTTCATGAGCGACTCCCGCGGCCAGCCGCCCCACCGTCGCGAGCCGCTCCGAAGTCACGAGCTCCGTCTGCGCTCTCGCAAGTCGGGTGTTGGCGTCGCGCAGGGACTCGACCTGGGAACGGGTGAGCGCCTGCTCCTCGCGCAGCGCCTCCGCCAACCGCTGCAACGCGCGCTGCATCCGGGACAGCAACGGCCCCCCCGGAGTGGGTGACAGATGCGGGTCCAGCTCCAGCCGGCCCAGCTGCTCCACCATGTTCTCCGCGGAGCGCAGCGGACGCCCCACCGTCAGGTACAAAACCGCATAGGCCAGCAGCGTGAGCGCGACCAGATCCAACCCCAGCGCGAGCGGAAGGAAGCCCCGCACCTGCGCCAGCACCTCCGCATCGGGAGAGCCAGGGGCGGCCACACGGCGCCCCAGCTCCAGCAATCGGATGAGGACGGGCTGAAGCGACAGCCAGGAGAGTCCCGTGCAGAGCGAGCCCAGCAGGAACGCCACACTGGCGATGCGCCACTTCACCGCGCGCCCCCCAGCAGCATCGCGATATCCATGGGCAACACCCGCGCCAGCCAGGGCCCCAGCAGCATCACCTCGAGGCCCGCCAATGCCAGCCACGGGCCGAAGGGAATGTTGGTGGGCCCAGGCACCCACTCCTCTTCCTCACCCGTCTCTACATCGAGGGGCGCATCGGGAATGGGCTGGAACAGCAGGCACCATGGCACCAGGACGATTCGCTTCCAGAGAGGCAGCCCCGGGCGGGTGAACTCCCAGGTCATCGTGGGCTCGGGAAGCTCCGCCTCGTCCACGGGTGGCGCATCGCTTGATTCAGAGGCTGGCGAAGAGGCCCCTTCGGGTGCGGGGGCATCCGGCGGCGTCGAGGGGCCTGCGCGTCCCGTGAGCCCCAACATCGCGAGGCCGACCACCGCGCCCTGCAGCGAGGAAAGGAAGAGGATGCCGAGCAGCGCGCGCCAGGAGAGAAACGCACCGAGCAACGCGACGAGGAACTTGTCGCCTCCGCCCAGGGCCTCCTTCCGGAACACCTTCCACCCCACGTACTCCATCAAGCGGAACGTGAGGAAGCCGATGACCGCGCCCAGCGTCGCGTCCACCACCGCGTCCGCGCCGTTCGGCAAGGCGAGCACCAACCCCGCGGCGATGCCGGGGATGGTGAGCGAGAACGGCAGAATCCAGTGCGCCAGGTCGATGAATGTGAGCGGAACCAACAGTGACACGAGCACCAGTGCGGGCAGCAGCTCGTACGTCCAGCCGAACCGCTTCAGGCACACGAGGAAGAGCAGCCCGGTGAGAAGCTCCACCAGCACGTAGCGCGCGGAGATGGGCGCGCGGCATCCGCGACACCGCCCCCGCAGCGCGAGCCACGAAAGGACGGGAATGTTCTCGTACCAGGACAGGACGTGCCCACACTTGGGGCAGCGAGAGCCGGGTCGGACGATGCTCAGTCCTTCGGGAACACGAGCGATGACGACGTTGAGGAAGCTGCCGATGCAGAGGCCGAGAACCAGGAGGAAGGCGGTGAAGAGAGGCCCGGCCCAGGTCGGCACAAGGGAGGAATCCGTCACGGAGCCCCGCATCCTAGCGTCGAGCCCTCGAGTGGGCAGCATCGCGGATCGACGAATTCCGTCAGCCGCGGTGACAAAATTTGGCAGCCCGAGGAACAGCCGAGCAAGGAACCTGGTGCCCGCTCACGGGAATTCACCGGGTTGGGCACATTGTTGGGGATGGCACCGTTCGTGCTATGACTTCGGGCTGTCGTTCAACCCCCCTCCTGCACCTGCGGAGCACTCCCGACATGCTGAATCGTCTGATGAAGAAGAAGGGTGGCTTCACCCTCATCGAGTTGATGATCGTGGTCGCGATCATCGGCATCCTGGCGGCCATCGCCATCCCGAACTTCATTCGCTTCCAGGCCAAGTCCAAGCAGTCGGAGGCGAAGACCAACCTGAAGGCCATCTTCACGGCCCAGAAGGCGTACTTCGGTGAGAAGGACAAGTACGTCAGCGACTTCAAGGTCGTCGGCTTTGATCCGGAGCCGGGCAACCGCTACACCTACGCCATCGACGACGGCTGTACTCTCGCGGCGGAGGCCGTCAGCGGGCGTGGCTACACGAATGGCTGCATCGGCCAGGATGCGGCGCGGTTCAGCGAGGTGCCGTCGGGCGCCTTTGCGCTGACCCCCGGCATCACCGGTGACTGCCCGAACTGCAGCTTCAACGCGGCGGCGACCGGCAACGTCGACAACGACCCCGAGGGCGACACGTGGGGCATCACGTCGATCGCGACCGTTTCCACCGACCTGGCGAGCACCTGCGGCGTCGACTCGACGTCGGTCAGCGGCGGCGAGCCGGGCAACGCCTACAACGATGTGAGCTGCCCGTAATCGGGTGGTCGCGACACGGTCCTCCACTTCGACATGATGTCGCGTAGTATCCACGGGACACCTGAGCAACTTCAGGTGTCCCGTGCTTCTTTCTAGGGACATGATGCGCAAGCTGCCAACCGTGCTCCTGGCCGCTGGACTGGTCTTGGTGCTGTTCAACGCAAGCCGGCCACTCCCCCCGCCTCACCTGGGTGATCGCCCCATCCTGCCGCGCGCGGGCTTCCTCAAGATTCTGTTCAAGGCACAGCTTGGATTGGTCGCTGACTACTTCTGGGTGATGACCATCAATCGGGTCGGAACCGCCAGGAGTGTGTCGGAGTACCGCGACATCTACTACTACGCGGACCTCACCACGGACCTCGACCCGCGCTTCTCCAAGGTCTACACCTTCGCGGGAATCACCATCCCCATCCACCTGGGGCGCGAGCAGTACGCGAACATCGACGAGTCCTCGCGAATCCTGCGCAAGGGCGTGGCGAACACCCCCGAGGACAAGCGCATCCACTTCCAGTTGGCCTACAACCTCATCTTCTTCGAGCGGCGCTACAAAGAGGCCGCCGCCATCATCGAAGAACTCTCGAAAGAGCCTGGTGCCCCGGAGTGGTACTCCGGACTGGCGACCCGGCTCTATGCCCAGGCCGGAGACTTCGACACCAGCCTGGGTCTCGCACAGATGATGCGAGATGGCGCAGAGGATGAGGAGACCCGCGCCTACTACGAGCGCCGGGTGAATGAAATCCTCCAGGAGCAGCTGCTCCAGCAGCTCGACAAGGCCATCCAGAGCTTCAAGAGCCGCGTGGGAGAACTTCCAGGCAGTCTTGAGGCCGTGGTCGCCGCCGGAGACCTGAAGGAGCTTCCAGCCGACCCCTTGGGCGGAAAGCTCTTCCTCGGAACGGATGGCCGCGCCTATTCCACATCGTCGCGGTTCCGGCTCGAGCTCATCTACGAGGAGAGGACCGAGGACGGGGAACGCATCGTGCCCAAGCCCATGGACTCGAAGAACGCACCATGACTCATCCCAGCCCTGACGCTCCGCCCATCCAGGTCCGCGGCCTGTCGAAGACCTACAAGGTCGGATTTTGGTTCAACCGCACCGTTCGCGCCCTCCAGGGTCTGGACCTCGAAGTCGGTGCCGGGCAGATCTACGGTCTGCTCGGTCCGAACGGCGCTGGCAAGTCCACCACCATCAAGATCCTGATGAACCTGGTGCGGCCCAGCAACGGCACCGCGACGCTGTTCGGGCAACCCGTGGACCGCGCGGCGACGCGTCGTCTCGTCGGCTTCTTGCCCGAGAACCCCGCACCCTACGAGTACCTCACGGGCCGCGAGTTCGTGACGCTCGCGGGGCAGCTGTGCGGCATGAGCGGCCACGAACTCGACCAGCGCGTGAAGGAAGTCCTGG
This window contains:
- a CDS encoding sigma-54 dependent transcriptional regulator, which gives rise to MSLFRSILVADDEPSIRHILTLVLTDKGYDVRAVADGDEALRELAARDYDVLLSDVRMPRKDGLTLLREAREAHPELTVVVMSAYGSQEQALEAVSAGAYDYVQKPFKPEEIVFALRKAEERERLLRENRRLKLGGVPVVPQGHILGESASLQAVLRQVARLAPVDTTVLISGESGTGKELIARELHTRSPRAPLPFVAVNCGAIPGGLLESELFGHAKGAFTDARTAKRGLFAEADGGTLFLDEVGELPLPAQVKLLRVLQEGEIRPVGESRVEKVDVRVVAATLRDLGKLVEKGEFREDLYYRLNVVNVRVPPLRERREDVPLLANAFIQRFNRELNRESPVESLSPEAEAVMATYAWPGNVRELENAMERAVLLADGPHILPANLPERLWAAPSSPGTGRNEVPQVGSDLSLKRAIRDLEESYIRAALRRTKGNRTRAAEVLDISHRALLYKIKEYGIDPDAEADRG
- a CDS encoding sensor histidine kinase; translation: MKWRIASVAFLLGSLCTGLSWLSLQPVLIRLLELGRRVAAPGSPDAEVLAQVRGFLPLALGLDLVALTLLAYAVLYLTVGRPLRSAENMVEQLGRLELDPHLSPTPGGPLLSRMQRALQRLAEALREEQALTRSQVESLRDANTRLARAQTELVTSERLATVGRLAAGVAHEIGNPLAGILGYLSLARMKAPSPELKDYVDRIDHEVQRIDRIVRGLLDLGRPETASPGPVDVGAVVETCVRLVRAAPELTGVTVDLALEPGVVARAEAGPLSQVLINLLLNAAQAMGGQGRVKVLARLEGAEALVVVRDQGPGIAPEVMPRLFEPFFTTKGRQGTGLGLAVSLRLVQVMGGRLGAENLPEGGACFTMSLPAVGADAGGVTARP
- a CDS encoding prepilin peptidase gives rise to the protein MTDSSLVPTWAGPLFTAFLLVLGLCIGSFLNVVIARVPEGLSIVRPGSRCPKCGHVLSWYENIPVLSWLALRGRCRGCRAPISARYVLVELLTGLLFLVCLKRFGWTYELLPALVLVSLLVPLTFIDLAHWILPFSLTIPGIAAGLVLALPNGADAVVDATLGAVIGFLTFRLMEYVGWKVFRKEALGGGDKFLVALLGAFLSWRALLGILFLSSLQGAVVGLAMLGLTGRAGPSTPPDAPAPEGASSPASESSDAPPVDEAELPEPTMTWEFTRPGLPLWKRIVLVPWCLLFQPIPDAPLDVETGEEEEWVPGPTNIPFGPWLALAGLEVMLLGPWLARVLPMDIAMLLGGAR
- a CDS encoding prepilin-type N-terminal cleavage/methylation domain-containing protein; amino-acid sequence: MKKKGGFTLIELMIVVAIIGILAAIAIPNFIRFQAKSKQSEAKTNLKAIFTAQKAYFGEKDKYVSDFKVVGFDPEPGNRYTYAIDDGCTLAAEAVSGRGYTNGCIGQDAARFSEVPSGAFALTPGITGDCPNCSFNAAATGNVDNDPEGDTWGITSIATVSTDLASTCGVDSTSVSGGEPGNAYNDVSCP
- a CDS encoding pilus assembly protein PilG, translating into MRKLPTVLLAAGLVLVLFNASRPLPPPHLGDRPILPRAGFLKILFKAQLGLVADYFWVMTINRVGTARSVSEYRDIYYYADLTTDLDPRFSKVYTFAGITIPIHLGREQYANIDESSRILRKGVANTPEDKRIHFQLAYNLIFFERRYKEAAAIIEELSKEPGAPEWYSGLATRLYAQAGDFDTSLGLAQMMRDGAEDEETRAYYERRVNEILQEQLLQQLDKAIQSFKSRVGELPGSLEAVVAAGDLKELPADPLGGKLFLGTDGRAYSTSSRFRLELIYEERTEDGERIVPKPMDSKNAP